GGTATCTCAATACGTTGTAAGCCTGGGTAAATTGTTTCTCGAAAGTCTGCTGGCACACCCGCGCTGACACAAATGTTCTTGCGTGCATCGGGTTTGAGACAGCGATTCAATTAAGCAATCGGTTGTATCTGATAAACCCACTTCGCCCTTCTTTCCCTTAACGAGTGTGGTCAAAGCAGCCAACTGATGATCCTGATAAACTTCATTCAGTTTTGAGGACTGACCCCCTTGTACTCATCAAATAATCCCACCGCACCGACTCCCATCCCCCCGAAAACACAGATGGACTCAATTTCGTGAATGAGGACAGAACTATGCAGTAGCGTCACATGAAAGGGAGAAAAGTGCAGGCACGCTCGAGCATCTGACAGCCAGATATCTCTTATCAGACTCAGCCACAGCACTTAGTGTAGGTCTGGAATTGGCATGATAGGAGGGATACGATTACACTGGAAAGAGTACAGAGGGCATctttcaggatgttgcctgagctggagagttTGGCAATATTGGAGTAGCGGAGATTGAGCAGGAACATGATTCAGATGTGTAAACCTGTGAGGCTCTTAGATAGAATAGACAAGTaggaacttttttttccctttgctgGAAGCATAATCGACCAGGGTGTATAAACTTAACTTAAGAAGATGGAGTTTTACACAGTACATattgaaacatttctttttcacctGGAAAATCTGAAAAACGCTGCCTTTAAGGGCGGTAGAGCCAGAAATTCTTataacttttaaaacaatgtattCATATGTACAGTTGTGGTGCGAGTGCGTTCAAGGCCATGAACTTCATGGTCAAAATGACATTAGGATTGTTAGCTGTTTATTTCTAACAGGTGGAAAATCGATGGGGTGAGAGGCGTTTTTTTCTGCGGTGTAAAGCTCTATGACTCTGGGATTTGGAAGAATTTGACATTGCTCGGTTTTAGAGTCATGACATTACTTTTGAACATCATCCAAGATTCCATTGCAGTCTAGAGGCTCTGGACAACTGGCACACCTTCATGAGTGTATGTGCATCGAGTAATGACAAACAAATTCAATCTGTCTCTGAGTGCAACCTTGAACGTGCTTTGAAATTGTAAGTTGGGATGATTAGAGAATGCTGACCTTGACAGCAATTCTGGAATTCAATGAGATAATTCCTTTAAGAATGAAATGCAATAAGTCCTTGCCTCTTGAATCATGAATCCGCAAGTGCTGATATCAACAATTCAATGACCAGTGCTCTCAAGGCTgatgcagcagagagagaaaaaaacgtCTGGATGTTTTCAGGTAACACTGTGCAAAACTAAGAGATAATCAGGATTGCCGATTATGAAGTCAGAGTTAAAgcactgtggagctggaagaacacagctggccaggcaacagcagaggagcaggaaagttgacgtttcgggttgggacctttcttcagaaatgggcacaaAAAAATGTGCAAAACTGCCCTGGTTTCCATTTCGGTATTCATTTTGCATTGTGGAGAGGAATCACATAACATAATTTAAGTGAACGTTTAAAAGGAAATTGGGACAAAATGTGAAGCATCAGATAAAATGCAAATTATATCAGATTAATGTAATTGTAACATTACAAAAGCTTAACAAATACATTCAGTACATGTTCCATTCCATGTTTTACCTCTTCCCtgaattgaacctgcgtcccaACATAAATAAACGGATTGATGCACGAACTCAATAATTGAAGCATGTATCCGGTTTGCTGAAGAACAAATGTGGTATTACTAAAATCCGAGCTGGCTGAAAATGTAAGATTTGCAAGTCGAACATAAAGAATCGATGCGCAAAATAATGCATAGAAAAGGAGGAAACTCCCTGAGATAGCAAAAAGTAAAATAATCGATTTGCTACGGTTTTCTATCTCCGTATCACTTCGATTCTCTGCATTTTTCTGGTAACAGAGTCTCCTGCGTGCTGCATTGGCCAAAATAATGTGTCTGactgtcagagcattgagcagtaAAATCAGCGTGAAAGGGAGAAGAGGTGTTAAAATGGCACGGATACACTCGTATGCACCCCATGCAGGTGACGTATAAAAAGTACTTTTTACACCACAGAACCAGGGTATTTGATCAATTATGTAGATAGGTTCATAAACAAAATACGTGGGGATATTTTTCAGACGGGAAAGAGCGCACACGATTCCTATGGCCCACGCTGCCATCCGTTGcgtgcagtattttattttcagCTTCTGGGAACAAATGGCGACGAatcgatcaaaagtgaaagtgacTGTTATCCACGCAGATACGTCAATGACTGCAAAATTTAATGAAGAACGAAAACTGCACACTGGTGTGATAGAAAGGAAACTGGATGGGAAGTAAGTCCCAGCGATCCGGTTTAAAATTACAACAGTGATCATGACCAGTAGATCTGTCactgccatggccaccaggtaatATATTACACATCCGGAGAGACCACATCTACTTCGCGCCAGAATCAAAACTACTGTCAAGTTTGCTGTAAGAGAGGGCGATGCAGGATGAGAATGAGTGTTCAGTAGGTTAGTTTCCCAAATAAAGTCattaattttaaatgatttttcatgACATTTAGAAGTTTGAATTCTTGTTCTATGTTGAAAATAACCTATAATGCCAGAGCCAGTGTGCACTTCGATTAAAAGGACAAATGCATTGGATGTAAGGAATAAATGGCAAAGTAGTTCAGAATAATCTGGTGACACCTAACTGAGAAAAGCGAGAAAAAATGCATTGAAGCTCTTAAAGAAATATGAAAGATGTTGTACTTATGGACTTATCAAATGAGGCAATTAATTAAACACTAAATTCTAAATGTGGAAACTATCATGACAGCGGCTTATATTCGAATAAGACGAACATTCCATTTAATAAAAATATGATTTATTgctcaaaaaacaaacaaattgcatAAAATGTATACACCAGAGGAGGAAAATGAATGCCTAATTTGCTGTTCTGCTCTTCGTACTTGATGGGGAAATGCACAGCAAAACACAATGTGATCACTGAGCTTTTAGAATGACAGCCAATGGAacccctgttttttttttactaaATACTGGAACCGATTATTGGTGAGCTGCGTCTAAGAGGCCGACCGTGTCCAGTATGAAACTTCACCTTTTCTTGTTTTGGGATGATTGGATAAATTATCAATTTGACAACATACTGATTAGATGGACTGGAAGTGAAACAATGAGAATTGGAATAAGAGCAAACGTTCTTGCCCATTGACTTTATGCATCTATGCAATGGGATTATGGTTGATCATCGACTTCAACACCAGTATGGGCAGGTTGCtattactactactactactactaacTGTTAATATTAACATTATCTGGAAATCTATTGTCTTCAAGTTGCTAAAAAAATGACATTCTTCTACAGCCCTTGTGGATAGAGAGCACCTTAACATTATGCCCTTCTGCGTAAATAAGTTCACACTAATCTCTGTTAACAATTACCTCTGTCTTGCTCTGTTTATGCATTTCTTGATTCAATACTCCGCAGGTATGGAAATCATCCATCATGTATCTGACTATGCATCCTAATAAAATTGTATTTACTTCAGCAATGTAATCCCTCAGTCTTCAAAATTAGCACGTCATGGTCATATTTtttctcagtctctcctcataggacaatcACAACACACCAAGAATGAATGCGTTGAATATTCGCTGTGCATCACATTGGATACTTCAGCATTTTGTAGATGAACAGACGTAAAGTGTACATATTGTTTCTGATGCAGTCTTACCAATACCTCTGTGCATACGTGTTCTACTATCTTCTGAATTGTTTACTGCAAATGCATATTAGCTTCCATTGGCTTACCATTGAGGCAATAAAATGTCTTTATGCATACCAGTAAAATGCATTCActatcttctttaaaaaaaatttcaatcaaattgcatTGTTTCGTTTTTGTACATTTTGGTAAATCTACCATCCTTGTCTATCCACTCATTTCATCTCTGTTCCGCTCACATTGCTTCACAACATTCTCACAGCTCATATGCCTGCATAGTTGTTGTGTTTTGGCAGCAGCAAATCATAACACTTGTATGACAATAGAAACAGTTGGTTCTAGAGGACCAAACACTGTGTTGCAGCACAGGCAATAAGTTGTAAcctgagaaaaatcttttttctTGCCACTGTCAGTGTTTTCAATCGATGTTGGTATGTAGCTCTTATGACATATGCTCTGTTTTAGGTTACTAGAGTTCTGTGTGAGACCTTAGGACTTATGTGTGGCTCAATAACTAGAAACTTCCAAAATTTTAACTGTCCGACAATTACTTTAGTGAAACGTTTACTTATGATTTATTTTGTCACACCATCAAAAATCAACGAAAGGTTTCCTTAAGAGCCATGTAAATGTgacagccaagaaggcacaacaactccTCTTCTTCATTGAATAGCTTACAAAAGTTGGCATGTCTGTAAGGATCCACACCTACTTTTACAGatgcaacattaaaaaaattctaaCTTTCACATAACGGCCTGGTGTAACAATTGTTCTGCCTGCGACCACAAGGTACTTCAGAAAATTGTCAGCATAGCCCAGGCAATCAAGGAAACTGACCTCCcattcacagagataatgggacctgcagacgctggagaatccaagacaaagtgtgtagctggatgaacacagcaggccaagcagcatctcaggagcacaaaagctgacgtttcaggcctagaaccttcatcagagagggggatggagagagggttctgaaataaatagggagagagggggaggcagaccgaagatggagagaaaagaagataggtggagaggagagtataggtggggaggtagggaggggaagagtcagtccagggaggacagacaggtcaaggaggcagatgaggttgttaggtgggaaatggaggagcagctttaggtgggaggaggggataggtgggaggaagaacaggctagggaggcggggatgtcCGTCCACcttggactgacttatctccccCCGACTaactccgcacctatactctcctctccacctaccttctcctctatccatcttcggcccgccgcccaccctccctatttatttcagaaccctctccccatccccctctctgatgaacagtcttggcctgaaacgtcagcttttgtactcctgagatgctgcttggcctgctgtgttcatccggctccacacatTGTTTCCCATTCACAGACTTCATTTACACCGCTCGTTGCTGTACAAAGTCTGCCAACGTCATCAGAAACACATCCCATCCAGTAACattctcttccaatctcttctgttAGGCAGAAGACACCGAAACTCAAAGACATGCACCATCAGGTGgtaagaacagctttttccctgatGTTGTTAGACTCTTGAATGGAGCCTGTCCAATTTGAAATAGTGCTGATCGTTCTTTGTGCAACTCCAATGTGGCCGTAACATGTCTGCCTCGCTCTATCTAAACACCTtgtgatctgtatatccttgtcCCTTATGTCTACCTGtattgcttgcaaaacaaagtttttctttgtatttaagtacatgtgactacaataaatcaaatcaaatccaaattgagtttttttaaacatttttttttggctgACTCTACATCTTTACATCTTCATTTAGCACAACATTCTGAATGTATTCAAACATTTTACGTGTTTCTGAAGTGGGAAGAAAAAGAATGTAGAACACGAAATTCTGTCTCTCAATCCTTTCGTCATTGTTTGGGTAACTGTGGCAAATACATTTGCAGCCATTGCAAACAACTGCATGTTAGAAGTGAGAGTATACTCAAttggtctgaacaatgaaagcaagaacGCTAAACACTTTCATATCCACCCTGTGCACTTGTGACGCtactttcaaagatctgtttACCTGCACCGTTAAGTGTCCCTGTTTGACAAGATTACCCAAGGCCCAAAGATTAACTGTATAAGTGCGGGCCTTGTTCACTTTACCTAAAAGccatacctcacatttatccaaattgaactccatgtATCATTCATCAGCCTGTTGGCCTAACTGATAAAGATCTCTTTGTGATgatagataaccttcttcattgtcctgtatgccaccaattttggtatcatatGCAAACCTACTGATCATTCTGCGTATGCGCTagcccaaatcattaatataaattaacAGCGGACCTAGAACCAATCCCTATGGAACTGtgttggtcacaggtctccagttctAAAAGCAACCTTCCAGCAATACCTGTCTTTTATTGTCAGACGAGTTCTATGTCCAATTCATCAGCTCTGCTTAAATCCCTTGTGACCTAACATTACTAAGCACTCTACCATACAGAACCTTGCATAGCTTCTTcatcacattctcaaaaaaaaacacaaaagctaTACTGACTATCCCCAACAGCCCTTGCACCTTCAAAGACATGTAAAACCTATCTGTCCGAATCTCCTCCAATAACTTACTCACCACCAATGCCAGGCTGACTAAGCTATAATTCCTAGGATTCTCCTTGGAGCCgctcttaaataaaggcacaacagtTACCGGCTTCCAgttctccagcacctcacctgtggttatacATGATGCAAAAATCACTGCTGGAGCCACAATTACTTTTTTATCCCTTACTTCCCAGAATGCTCCAGAAAACATggtcaggtcccagagatttatccatcgAAGTGTCTATTTTTTTAAGAAGTTGTGCATTTCCTGTTCTGTGATGTGGcttgttttcaaaacattaatatttattttgctGATTCACCGAACAATTTTTTTCTCCACATTTAAAAACTGAGCGAAGTATTCATTTTGTATCTTTTCcatctcttgcagttccacaTTTAGAAGACATTGCTGACCTTCAAGAGGCCCTCCTCTCTCCTTATATTGATTTTTTGTTCTTaatgcattgaattttttttattattatccttaaccttatttacCAAAGCTATCACATATCCTATTGTTGCCTTTCTGATTGCCCTCTTTAGAGCAGCAGCATAGTAGGTCGTGtagcatggtgggtcagtggttagcattgttctCTCACAGTGTTAGGGACCCTGATTCAATTCCAGAGTTGGGTGCTTTTCTGTGTGGGCTTCCGTTGGGCGCTTCAGTTTTCTACCACGTTCAAACTGCTGCAGTCGAGCAGGATTGGTCATTCACAATTGTGCCTtcgtgtacagggatgtgcagtctagatgAATTAGCCATAGGAAACGTGGGATTGGAGGGActgaatgggatgctgttcagaggatccaCTTGGGCTCAAaagactgaatagcctgcttccatactgcagggaatTTCATGAAGAATGCCTCTGCACCCCGAAGCAGTTTAAGAGATTCACTCCAGTTGCCTGTACCTAATGTATACCACCTAATTCATGAAGAGCCTCAATGTATTTATTCATCCATTGCACCCAACTGTTATCAGTCTTACCTACACTCTGATAGGAAAACAACTCCACTGGCCTcttagataataaggtgtagatctggaagaacacagcaggccaagcagcatcagagaaaaaattctgaagaaaggcgttggcctgaaacatcagccttcctgctcctctgatgctgcctgggctgctgtgttcatccagtgctacatcttggtatctcagattctccagcacctgcagctcctatTGTCTCTTATGAACGATTGTTATCTCACtattgaaagcctcccactttctAGTCGTCCCTTTACAAGTCAACATAGATTGTGATAATAGTGTGATAATCCAACAGCACAGATAGTGCTAATAGGTGATAACACTATTATCATAATAACATTTTCTGACAATTCATCCACTACAACATTGTCCAGACCACACTAGTATTGAAGTTTCATCTTAAAGTAATTTTCCTATTCACCAGCAGTTCCAATGCAAACAACAGAGATGTCATATATAACAGCTATCAGCAGCTCTTCACTACAGTTGTCTGAATTATGCAACGAAAACAACAGAATAGCTTCCAACACAGAATGTAGCGAAACAACCAAAGTGGGAAGGTATATGCAAGTTAATATAAAGTAATTGCGTTGGTTTAAAGTGATAATATCATTTTAAGTGAAGGAGATTAGACATTTAACATGTTTGCATTAATTCAGATAAGTGAATAAATCTGAAAACTTCACTGTCGAATGAATACAACAAAATTGCAAAATATGAATTTATAACAGATCCCAAATTGAACCAGTTGAACTAAATATGTTCTTCCAAAGATGGGAAATATACATGCCCTTGTAAACAAATCAAAATTGTAGAAATAGTGCTTTTGGTGTCAACGTATTGATACAGCATGTGAATGTTTTCTCCAATTACTAATACTAATACTTTAACTGGAAGTCCGATAGCGGAAATGATGGGATAGTAAATGGCAAACACCAAACCTTGAGGTACACCATGCATTTCTATCTGAAGATTTAAGCATGCTTTACATTTCACTGTAAAATGTTAACTAATGTACCTCATTTCAGGCTTCAGGGAGTTAATTAGGTAGTTTGAGATATTGAGATATTTACAACAGATCAGTGCAGCTGCTGCTTAGCTGATTTTTATGCTCTAGAGAATCGTATTTTTTTAACTGGCTTGAACATAGTTGTCAACTATGATTAATAGAAATGACAAAATCATCCCGGTAAATTTCATTATAGCTAATATACAAGACTGCCTAGATATTGGACACAGATCTCCATGGTGTCTATGACTTAACTGTGCTGAGAAACGCAAGTTTTCTTTGGAAACACAATTTGGTTCTTCTGCTGATTACTATTTCCAACACcactcccatccccctccccgccgTCAGATCACTAAGCAGATGAATTGGGCTTCCAAGATTATCTGGGACTTTATACCCATTTAAGTCATCGTCGAAAAGCCCAAATTCAAATCTTACTTGATGCAGAGATGAGTTATGATATATTAAGGATGATTGATTAAAAACAATGTATCTGTGTTCTTGATGAACAAATCTGGTTAAGTGTGATTATAG
This portion of the Stegostoma tigrinum isolate sSteTig4 unplaced genomic scaffold, sSteTig4.hap1 scaffold_49, whole genome shotgun sequence genome encodes:
- the LOC132208599 gene encoding sex peptide receptor-like — protein: MAVTDLLVMITVVILNRIAGTYFPSSFLSITPVCSFRSSLNFAVIDVSAWITVTFTFDRFVAICSQKLKIKYCTQRMAAWAIGIVCALSRLKNIPTYFVYEPIYIIDQIPWFCGVKSTFYTSPAWGAYECIRAILTPLLPFTLILLLNALTVRHIILANAARRRLCYQKNAENRSDTEIENRSKSIILLFAISGSFLLFYALFCASILYVRLANLTFSASSDFSNTTFVLQQTGYMLQLLSSCINPFIYVGTQVQFREEYQQQNIYCYQFSDGFNSYLSQADPHAHLHGGAPGMTQKSGEFVPSSY